From Halobacterium sp. R2-5, the proteins below share one genomic window:
- a CDS encoding 3-hydroxyacyl-CoA dehydrogenase NAD-binding domain-containing protein — translation MGESDIQNVTVLGAGSMGHGIAEIAAIAGYDVVLRDIEREYVDDGLEQIEWSLGKLEEKGRIDETADDVRARIEGAVDLETATESADLVVEAIPEDLDLKKDTFSEVDEYAPEHAILSSNTSGLSITDIGAATDRPEQVVGAHFFNPPVKMDLVEVVHGEETSEATLDAIHAFVDDLDKRAIDVKRDVHGFIVNNVMLPFIEEAAWMLSGDETTVQQADAAMVYQRGYPMGPFELADYTGIDIAYHFREDTDLDSPPAIAEKVDDEDLGKKTGQGFYDWEGEGPDYEPGDGDGFDWLRVEARMVNEAAKLVGGDVATPDDVDLGSRLGARFPEGVCRLGDQIGLDEVLEKLQTLHEETGSERFAPADYLVELVNAGYTGVDAGRGFHDYAGDGPYQYINKSLTERGVLEIEFDRPERLNAFSETMFGEVEEALDNADTEEVSCVVFSGAGQAFSSGADITGFMASEPTELMDVDETIQAIDEFERPTLARIDGFCLGAGFEIALACDLRIATEDSSLGAPEINLGLIPGGGGTQRLTRIVGEGRAKELVFRGEQISAERAADWGLLNRAVPAEEFDEVVEEFVGDLADGPKTALKVAKRVIDDGQDASLQAGLDSESQAFGLLTTTEDMVEGVTAFRDDREPEFE, via the coding sequence ATGGGAGAAAGTGACATACAGAACGTGACCGTGCTCGGCGCGGGGAGCATGGGCCACGGCATCGCGGAGATCGCAGCCATCGCGGGCTACGACGTCGTACTCCGCGACATCGAGCGGGAGTACGTCGACGACGGCCTCGAACAGATCGAGTGGAGCCTCGGCAAGCTCGAAGAGAAGGGCCGCATCGACGAGACGGCCGACGACGTGCGCGCCCGCATCGAGGGCGCAGTCGACCTCGAAACCGCTACCGAGTCCGCGGACCTCGTCGTCGAGGCGATTCCCGAGGACCTCGACCTCAAGAAGGACACCTTCTCGGAGGTCGACGAGTACGCCCCCGAGCACGCGATTCTCTCGTCGAACACTTCCGGGCTCAGCATCACGGACATCGGCGCGGCGACCGACCGCCCCGAGCAGGTCGTCGGCGCGCACTTCTTCAACCCGCCCGTGAAGATGGACCTCGTGGAGGTCGTCCACGGCGAGGAGACCAGCGAGGCGACCCTCGACGCCATCCACGCCTTCGTCGACGACCTCGACAAGCGCGCCATCGACGTCAAGCGCGACGTCCACGGCTTCATCGTGAACAACGTCATGCTGCCGTTCATCGAGGAGGCCGCGTGGATGCTCTCGGGCGACGAGACCACGGTTCAGCAGGCCGACGCGGCGATGGTCTACCAGCGCGGCTACCCGATGGGGCCGTTCGAGCTCGCGGACTACACGGGCATCGACATCGCCTACCACTTCCGCGAGGACACGGACCTCGACTCGCCGCCCGCCATCGCGGAGAAAGTCGACGACGAGGACCTCGGGAAGAAGACCGGCCAGGGGTTCTACGACTGGGAGGGCGAGGGCCCGGACTACGAGCCCGGCGACGGCGACGGCTTCGACTGGCTGCGCGTGGAGGCGCGGATGGTCAACGAGGCCGCGAAGCTCGTCGGCGGCGACGTCGCGACGCCCGACGACGTCGACCTCGGTAGCCGTCTCGGCGCGCGCTTCCCCGAGGGCGTCTGCCGGCTCGGCGACCAGATCGGCCTCGACGAGGTCTTAGAGAAGCTCCAGACGCTCCACGAGGAGACGGGCTCGGAGCGCTTCGCGCCCGCGGACTACCTCGTCGAGCTCGTGAACGCCGGCTACACGGGCGTCGACGCCGGCCGCGGGTTCCACGACTACGCCGGCGACGGCCCCTACCAGTACATCAACAAGAGCCTCACCGAGCGCGGCGTCCTCGAGATCGAGTTCGACCGCCCGGAGCGCCTGAACGCGTTCTCCGAGACGATGTTCGGCGAGGTCGAGGAGGCCCTCGACAACGCCGACACCGAGGAGGTGTCCTGCGTGGTGTTCTCCGGCGCCGGCCAGGCGTTCAGCTCCGGCGCGGACATCACGGGCTTCATGGCCTCCGAACCCACCGAACTGATGGACGTCGACGAGACGATTCAGGCCATCGACGAGTTCGAGCGCCCGACGCTCGCGCGCATCGACGGCTTCTGTCTCGGCGCGGGCTTCGAAATCGCGCTCGCCTGCGACCTCCGCATCGCGACGGAGGACTCCTCGCTGGGCGCGCCCGAGATCAACCTCGGGCTCATCCCGGGCGGCGGCGGCACCCAGCGGCTCACCCGCATCGTCGGCGAGGGCCGCGCGAAGGAGCTCGTCTTCCGCGGCGAGCAGATCTCCGCCGAGCGCGCCGCCGACTGGGGGCTGCTCAACCGCGCCGTTCCGGCCGAGGAGTTCGACGAGGTCGTCGAGGAGTTCGTCGGCGACCTCGCGGACGGCCCGAAGACGGCGCTCAAAGTCGCCAAGCGCGTCATCGACGACGGACAGGACGCCAGCCTGCAGGCCGGCCTCGACTCGGAGAGCCAGGCGTTCGGCCTGCTCACGACCACAGAGGACATGGTCGAGGGCGTGACGGCGTTCAGAGACGACCGCGAACCGGAGTTCGAGTGA
- a CDS encoding SDR family oxidoreductase, translating into MTTLDDHVCIVGGGGNGLGEATARALADHGATVVVNDLGTSVHGEGSDPEVAERVAESIRENGGDATAHAGDLTDFAYADDLVADAVAEHGRVDGVLNFAGILRDDIGYKLDPEDWREVVQTNLTGQFTLLQAACQHWREAAGEDGFDRQRSYLAASAHSARGNVGQVNYAASKAGILGMVRTVSSEMYRHGVRVNALAPNGYTRMTETVPEEHRPYTREEMPPERVGAFAAFLASEHATDVTGCTLYAGGDRVGVFSEPSLDRVGVRPGGWTVEDLAEHFEEDVAGDVELTRTESFF; encoded by the coding sequence ATGACCACGCTCGACGACCACGTCTGCATCGTCGGCGGCGGCGGGAACGGGCTCGGCGAAGCTACCGCACGAGCCCTCGCCGACCACGGCGCCACCGTCGTCGTCAACGACCTCGGCACGTCCGTCCACGGCGAGGGCAGCGACCCCGAAGTAGCCGAGCGCGTCGCCGAGTCAATCCGCGAGAACGGCGGCGACGCGACCGCGCACGCCGGCGACCTCACGGACTTCGCGTACGCCGACGACCTCGTCGCCGACGCCGTCGCCGAACACGGGCGCGTGGACGGCGTGCTCAACTTCGCGGGCATCCTCCGGGACGATATCGGCTACAAGCTCGACCCCGAGGACTGGCGCGAGGTCGTCCAGACCAACCTCACCGGCCAGTTCACGCTCCTGCAGGCGGCCTGCCAGCACTGGCGGGAGGCCGCCGGCGAGGACGGATTCGACCGCCAGCGCTCGTACCTCGCGGCGAGCGCGCACTCCGCGCGCGGCAACGTCGGGCAAGTGAACTACGCCGCCTCGAAGGCCGGGATTCTGGGGATGGTGCGGACCGTCTCCTCGGAGATGTACCGCCACGGCGTGCGCGTGAACGCGCTCGCGCCGAACGGCTACACGCGCATGACCGAGACCGTCCCCGAGGAACACCGACCCTACACGCGCGAAGAGATGCCGCCCGAGCGCGTCGGCGCGTTCGCCGCGTTCCTCGCCAGCGAACACGCGACCGACGTCACTGGCTGCACGCTGTACGCGGGCGGCGACCGCGTCGGCGTCTTCTCGGAGCCCTCGCTGGACCGCGTCGGCGTGCGGCCCGGCGGCTGGACGGTCGAGGACCTCGCCGAGCACTTCGAGGAAGACGTCGCCGGCGACGTCGAGCTCACGAGAACGGAGAGCTTCTTCTAG
- a CDS encoding methyl-accepting chemotaxis protein, whose protein sequence is MSSQHADHDSEGVSLYDPPDEASEVERLRHERDFWKHLFEDLTERFPEPTLVVDDEGRVTYWNREQQAIQDTPAEEVIGEVAHDVIGTEDVTDTLAEEVVRTEEAVNEDRVRSGTNEDGSEWHVSAAALPLYDPDGEVVGSFEMVSRVTDLVEQRAAVKDAQERITSEVDSTVEELLDSSETVAENSQFIEETAREQVESLAEVRNEVESLSATVEEIASQTDEVDERAANVAENAAASVDATDEAQEILDDVEDAATDLDETAVELDSQVEEIESVVDVISDIVSQINLLALNANIEAARTDGDNDGFAVVADEIKELADQSKAEVDAIESTIERVTDIVEETTAGVERTTEGIEQTVERVETIRERQGEIHSAAEETSTGMAEIAEATDEQAVSAEEVTTMLNDALESLEDVVSEISELSEENEEQTAAARSVRERIHAVEAELEATIDD, encoded by the coding sequence ATGTCGTCCCAACACGCGGACCACGACTCCGAGGGCGTGTCCCTGTACGACCCGCCCGACGAGGCCAGCGAGGTCGAGCGGCTGCGCCACGAGCGGGACTTCTGGAAGCACCTCTTCGAGGACCTCACCGAGCGCTTCCCGGAGCCGACGCTGGTCGTCGACGACGAGGGCCGGGTCACGTACTGGAACCGCGAGCAGCAGGCCATCCAGGACACGCCCGCCGAGGAGGTCATCGGCGAGGTCGCCCACGACGTCATCGGCACCGAGGACGTCACCGACACGCTCGCCGAGGAAGTCGTCCGCACCGAGGAAGCCGTCAACGAGGACCGCGTGCGCTCGGGGACGAACGAGGACGGCAGCGAGTGGCACGTCAGCGCCGCCGCGCTGCCGCTGTACGACCCCGACGGCGAGGTCGTCGGCTCCTTCGAGATGGTCTCCCGGGTGACCGACCTCGTGGAGCAGCGCGCCGCCGTCAAGGACGCCCAGGAGCGCATTACCTCGGAGGTCGACTCGACCGTCGAGGAGCTCCTGGACTCCTCGGAGACGGTCGCGGAGAACAGCCAGTTCATCGAGGAGACCGCCCGCGAGCAGGTGGAGTCGCTCGCGGAGGTGCGCAACGAGGTCGAATCGCTCTCGGCGACTGTCGAGGAGATCGCCTCCCAGACCGACGAGGTCGACGAGCGCGCGGCGAACGTCGCGGAGAACGCCGCGGCGTCCGTGGACGCCACGGACGAGGCCCAGGAGATTCTGGACGACGTCGAGGACGCCGCGACCGACCTCGACGAGACCGCCGTCGAACTCGACTCGCAGGTCGAGGAGATCGAGTCCGTCGTGGACGTCATCAGCGACATCGTCTCCCAGATCAACCTGCTCGCGCTGAACGCGAACATCGAGGCCGCGCGCACGGACGGCGACAACGACGGGTTCGCGGTCGTCGCAGACGAGATCAAGGAGCTCGCCGACCAGTCGAAGGCCGAGGTCGACGCCATCGAGTCCACCATCGAGCGCGTGACCGACATCGTCGAGGAGACGACGGCGGGCGTCGAGCGCACGACCGAGGGCATCGAGCAGACCGTCGAGCGCGTGGAGACGATCCGCGAGCGGCAGGGCGAGATCCACTCGGCGGCCGAGGAGACCTCCACGGGGATGGCCGAAATCGCGGAGGCGACCGACGAGCAGGCGGTCAGCGCCGAGGAGGTGACGACGATGCTCAACGACGCCCTGGAGAGCCTGGAGGACGTCGTCTCCGAGATCAGCGAGCTCTCCGAGGAGAACGAGGAGCAGACCGCCGCGGCGCGCAGCGTCCGCGAGCGCATCCACGCCGTCGAGGCCGAGCTCGAAGCGACGATAGACGACTAG